In Syngnathoides biaculeatus isolate LvHL_M chromosome 5, ASM1980259v1, whole genome shotgun sequence, the following are encoded in one genomic region:
- the LOC133500885 gene encoding uncharacterized protein LOC133500885 isoform X2, whose amino-acid sequence MQPISLPAGDELLYNIEKRFMRQFVILARQNRVPPNILPEHMKLWLLQNRNIPHQFREMQTRVDARMFNLLCVAWTKARILCLHKMEREVCMDLDEEGRLSQLLGRTVTLEGLQKYITLVRPQAERDTEIFLQCLFSELQQSLGSVVLSSTQRMRLCEKFHRATEPLVQETVDVLLDYLLDDLEPLANEESSTAMFARRYEGACKEIGRMLTNAVVSIPCLCQNISLNDLLYICTAMAWRMTRRFFKNFIDCSANFDQLDLDDSSVADRDRVTRAIVEMVYMANQ is encoded by the exons ATGCAACCCATTTCTTTGCCAGCTGGTGATGAACTCTTGTACAATATAGAG AAAAGATTCATGAGACAGTTTGTGATCTTGGCCAGACAGAATCGAGTTCCACCCAACATCTTGCCTGAACACATGAAGCTGTGGTTGCTGCAAAATAGAAACATACCACACCA GTTCCGGGAAATGCAAACGAGAGTGGATGCCAGAATGTTCAATCTCCTTTGTGTG GCCTGGACAAAGGCAAGGATCCTCTGTTTGCACAAAATGGAGAGAGAAGTGTGCATGGACCTAGACGAAGAGGGACGCCTTTCGCAGTTGCTCGGGAGGACG GTCACGCTGGAAGGCCTCCAGAAGTACATCACCTTGGTGAGGCCTCAAGCTGAACGGGACACGGAGATCTTCCTCCAGTGTCTTTTCAGTGAGCTTCAACAATCACTGGGCAGCGTAGTGCTGAGCAGCACACAAAGAATGAGACTGTGCGAGaagttccaccgtgccactgagCCCTTGGTGCAGGAGACTGTAGACGTGTTACTCGATTACCTTTTGGATGATCTGGAGCCGCTCGCAAACGAAGAGTCCAGCACGGcgatgtttgcacgaagatatgagGGTGCCTGCAAGGAGATCGGAAGGATGCTCACCAACGCTGTGGTTTCGATTCCCTGCCTGTGTCAAAACATCTCGCTGAACGATCTGCTGTACATCTGCACCGCCATGGCCTGGAGAATGACACGACGCTTTTTCAAAAACTTTATTGACTGCTCTGCAAACTTCGACCAGCTCGACTTGGATGATTCCTCGGTCGCAGATCGGGACAGGGTCACAAGAGCCATTGTGGAGATGGTATACATGGCCAATCAATAA
- the LOC133500885 gene encoding uncharacterized protein LOC133500885 isoform X1 yields the protein MGILSLNRSIDHVVQELPQMQPISLPAGDELLYNIEKRFMRQFVILARQNRVPPNILPEHMKLWLLQNRNIPHQFREMQTRVDARMFNLLCVAWTKARILCLHKMEREVCMDLDEEGRLSQLLGRTVTLEGLQKYITLVRPQAERDTEIFLQCLFSELQQSLGSVVLSSTQRMRLCEKFHRATEPLVQETVDVLLDYLLDDLEPLANEESSTAMFARRYEGACKEIGRMLTNAVVSIPCLCQNISLNDLLYICTAMAWRMTRRFFKNFIDCSANFDQLDLDDSSVADRDRVTRAIVEMVYMANQ from the exons ATGGGGATTCTATCGTTGAACCG TTCCATTGATCATGTCGTTCAAGAACTCCCTCAGATGCAACCCATTTCTTTGCCAGCTGGTGATGAACTCTTGTACAATATAGAG AAAAGATTCATGAGACAGTTTGTGATCTTGGCCAGACAGAATCGAGTTCCACCCAACATCTTGCCTGAACACATGAAGCTGTGGTTGCTGCAAAATAGAAACATACCACACCA GTTCCGGGAAATGCAAACGAGAGTGGATGCCAGAATGTTCAATCTCCTTTGTGTG GCCTGGACAAAGGCAAGGATCCTCTGTTTGCACAAAATGGAGAGAGAAGTGTGCATGGACCTAGACGAAGAGGGACGCCTTTCGCAGTTGCTCGGGAGGACG GTCACGCTGGAAGGCCTCCAGAAGTACATCACCTTGGTGAGGCCTCAAGCTGAACGGGACACGGAGATCTTCCTCCAGTGTCTTTTCAGTGAGCTTCAACAATCACTGGGCAGCGTAGTGCTGAGCAGCACACAAAGAATGAGACTGTGCGAGaagttccaccgtgccactgagCCCTTGGTGCAGGAGACTGTAGACGTGTTACTCGATTACCTTTTGGATGATCTGGAGCCGCTCGCAAACGAAGAGTCCAGCACGGcgatgtttgcacgaagatatgagGGTGCCTGCAAGGAGATCGGAAGGATGCTCACCAACGCTGTGGTTTCGATTCCCTGCCTGTGTCAAAACATCTCGCTGAACGATCTGCTGTACATCTGCACCGCCATGGCCTGGAGAATGACACGACGCTTTTTCAAAAACTTTATTGACTGCTCTGCAAACTTCGACCAGCTCGACTTGGATGATTCCTCGGTCGCAGATCGGGACAGGGTCACAAGAGCCATTGTGGAGATGGTATACATGGCCAATCAATAA
- the LOC133500885 gene encoding uncharacterized protein LOC133500885 isoform X3 — translation MKLWLLQNRNIPHQFREMQTRVDARMFNLLCVAWTKARILCLHKMEREVCMDLDEEGRLSQLLGRTVTLEGLQKYITLVRPQAERDTEIFLQCLFSELQQSLGSVVLSSTQRMRLCEKFHRATEPLVQETVDVLLDYLLDDLEPLANEESSTAMFARRYEGACKEIGRMLTNAVVSIPCLCQNISLNDLLYICTAMAWRMTRRFFKNFIDCSANFDQLDLDDSSVADRDRVTRAIVEMVYMANQ, via the exons ATGAAGCTGTGGTTGCTGCAAAATAGAAACATACCACACCA GTTCCGGGAAATGCAAACGAGAGTGGATGCCAGAATGTTCAATCTCCTTTGTGTG GCCTGGACAAAGGCAAGGATCCTCTGTTTGCACAAAATGGAGAGAGAAGTGTGCATGGACCTAGACGAAGAGGGACGCCTTTCGCAGTTGCTCGGGAGGACG GTCACGCTGGAAGGCCTCCAGAAGTACATCACCTTGGTGAGGCCTCAAGCTGAACGGGACACGGAGATCTTCCTCCAGTGTCTTTTCAGTGAGCTTCAACAATCACTGGGCAGCGTAGTGCTGAGCAGCACACAAAGAATGAGACTGTGCGAGaagttccaccgtgccactgagCCCTTGGTGCAGGAGACTGTAGACGTGTTACTCGATTACCTTTTGGATGATCTGGAGCCGCTCGCAAACGAAGAGTCCAGCACGGcgatgtttgcacgaagatatgagGGTGCCTGCAAGGAGATCGGAAGGATGCTCACCAACGCTGTGGTTTCGATTCCCTGCCTGTGTCAAAACATCTCGCTGAACGATCTGCTGTACATCTGCACCGCCATGGCCTGGAGAATGACACGACGCTTTTTCAAAAACTTTATTGACTGCTCTGCAAACTTCGACCAGCTCGACTTGGATGATTCCTCGGTCGCAGATCGGGACAGGGTCACAAGAGCCATTGTGGAGATGGTATACATGGCCAATCAATAA